A stretch of the Acyrthosiphon pisum isolate AL4f chromosome A2, pea_aphid_22Mar2018_4r6ur, whole genome shotgun sequence genome encodes the following:
- the LOC100164353 gene encoding multiple coagulation factor deficiency 2-like precursor, producing MRGAVLVELLLLGIAVGFQRGPHHPRAAVSGEPRIESHHREHQHPKPMGDTKFTQDKPILHDKRHIEEDLGLPDIGDSNLTDEELEFRYFIAHDYDKNTMLDGLELMSAFAHNMENYGDTEPKISNLENYTDLVDQILYDDDTNYDGFLSYTEYVIAKNKHLQNA from the exons atgagaGGAGCGGTGCTGGTCGAACTGTTGCTGCTGGGCATCGCCGTCGGGTTCCAACGGGGTCCGCACCATCCGAGGGCCGCCGTGTCTGGCGAACCGAGAATCGAAAGCCACCATCGCGAGCACCAACACCCTAAGCCCATGGGCGACACGAAGTTCACTCAAGACAAACCGATACTGCACGACAAGAG gcACATTGAAGAGGATCTTGGACTTCCAGACATAGGCGATAGTAATTTAACAGATGAAGAATTAGAATTTAGATATTTCAT TGCTCATGACTATGATAAAAACACAATGCTTGATGGATTAGAACTAATGTCTGCATTTGCTCATAACATGGAAAATTATGGGGATACGGaaccaaaaatatcaaatttagaaaattatacag atttagttGATCAAATACTGTATGATGATGATACAAACTATGATGGATTTCTCAGCTACACTGAATATGTGATTGCCAAGAACAAGCATTtacaaaatgcataa
- the LOC100167047 gene encoding ribosomal oxygenase 1: MSAFEYYAKKSITEDNVNRKRKNKKKFKKTPAKIAKTENGDENPKKTRIHVLNNIYNFNLKDSSKTGQKLLEWLIHPKSINDFMRDHWEKTILHVPRNSSNYFSQLFSLTELDTILRENNLQYGTNVDITSYTDNVRETHNPVGRAHPHVVWDYYNNGCSVRLLNPQLFAPEIYKFMANLQEYFGSLVGCNVYLTPPFSQGFAPHYDDIEAFVVQVDGEKHWRVYKPRSEFETLPRTSSRNFHQDEIGEPILDVILRPGDFLYMPRGYIHQADTLFTETHSLHLTFSSYQQNSMYDFLQVVVNNSLNNAVKNDISYRSGLPVGYQHFGGLCELEKSPPRTVQRQQFENQINQLIRNLKNHLDLDHAIDKFSLKNYYTNSLPPSICDVEMLRTVANGAKMLPDGKTTGEEVNLEIAEVKLIRRNCFRLVEESMLDEETDRMTNELRLYYNLDNSKQLHGNDCQFVVIPDEMGLFVKKLFNMYPSFIKVSDLCDDNEQVMQLVNDLWERGLLITSKNITTLSN; this comes from the exons ATGTCTGCATTCGAGTACTACGCCAAAAAGAGTATTACCGAGGACAATGTGAACCGTAAACGTAAAAACaagaagaaatttaaaaaaactccaGCTAAAATTGCTAAGACTGAAAATGGTGATGAGAATCCAAAAAAAACCAGGATCcatgttttgaataatatttataactttaactTAAAAGATTCTTCCAAAACTGGGCAAAAATTGTTGGAATGGCTAATACATCCAAAAAGTATTAACGATTTTATGAG GGATCATTGGGAAAAAACCATCCTGCATGTGCCAAGAAACAGTTCTAATTACTTTTCACAATTGTTCTCTCTTACTGAACTTGATACCATTCTTCGTGAAAATAATCTTCAATATGGGACAAATGTAGATATTACATCTTATACTGACAATGTACGTGAAACACATAATCCAGTTGGCCGAGCTCATCCTCATGTTGTTTGGGATTATTACAACAATGGATGTAGTGTCCGGTTACTGAACCCTCAGCTATTCGCTCcagaaatttataaattcatggCTAATCTACAAGAATATTTTGGCTCATTAGTCGGTTGTAATGTTTACCTTACACCACCATTTTCTCAAGGTTTTGCTCCTCACTACGATGATATTGAAGCATTTGTTGTGCAAGTAGATGGTGAAAAACATTGGAGGGTTTATAAACCAAG gagtGAGTTTGAAACCCTGCCAAGGACTTCAAGCCGAAACTTTCATCAAGATGAAATAGGAGAACCAATTCTTGATGTAATATTAAGACCTGGAGATTTTTTGTACATGCCTAGAGGATACATTCATCAAGCTGATACTTTATTTACAGAAACACATTctttacatttaacattttcatcATATCAACAAAATTCTATGTATGATTTTCTTCAAGTG gtggttaataattctttaaataatGCTGTGAAGAATGATATATCCTATAGATCTGGATTGCCTGTTGGATACCAACATTTTGGAGGATTATGTGAATTAGAAAAATCACCTCCTCGTACTGTTCAAAGAcaacaatttgaaaatcaaatcaaccaacttataagaaacttaaaaaatcacTTAGACCTTGATCATGCTATTGACAAGTTctcattgaaaaattattacacaaattcATTGCCACCATCAATATGCGATg ttgAAATGCTACGGACAGTTGCTAACGGTGCAAAGATGTTACCTGATGGAAAAACCACAGGCGAAGAGGTAAACCTTGAAATTGCTGAAGTTAAACTTATTCGTAGAAATTGCTTTAG GCTGGTCGAAGAAAGCATGTTGGATGAAGAAACTGATCGAATGACAAACGAGttgagattatattataaccttgaTAATTCTAAACAATTACATGGTAACGATTGTCAATTTGTTGTTATACCAGATGAAATGGGATTATTTGTAAAGAAACTGTTTAATATGTATCCATCATTTATTAAAGTATCTGACTTATGCGATGACAACGAAcag GTTATGCAGCTTGTGAATGATTTATGGGAACGAGGATTGTTAAttacttcaaaaaatattacgaCACTGTCTAATTAG
- the LOC100574181 gene encoding mediator of RNA polymerase II transcription subunit 9: protein MENTITVNDVDTDFLPLIHDIIKSGERENHEPQKSAQEISQKIQDLQKKIDQARSDIRKLPGVQYNSEQQLKAMDDLRQSLQMKRQLLLKYRHMYSFDVPKY from the exons atGGAAAATACTATTACCGTAAACGATGTGGATACAGATTTTTTACCATTAATTCACGATATtataaaaag CGGTGAAAGAGAAAATCACGAACCTCAGAAATCAGCCCAAgaaatatctcaaaaaatacAAGATTTACAAAAAAAGATTGATCAAGCGCGAAGTGAT aTTCGAAAATTACCTGGAGTCCAATACAACAGTGAGCAACAGTTAAAAGCTATGGATGATCTCCGTCAATCTTTACAAATGAAAAgacaactattattaaaatatagacatATGTATTCATTTGATGTACCAAAGTATTaa
- the LOC100574282 gene encoding UPF0235 protein C15orf40 homolog produces MRFFNATLFPTKIIKIMPKKNTKQVQGKLETVQTGPITVDKSGDVVIKINAKPGAKNNNITDISSDGIGVQINAPPTDGEANAELIKYLSKVLGLRKSDLSLDRGSRSRNKILIVHNTSLGIEGITEKIKEEINDK; encoded by the exons ATGAGATTTTTTAATGCTACTTTATTtcctacaaaaataataaaaattatgcctaaaaaaaacacaaaacagGTTCAAGGAAAATTAGAGACTGTTCAGACTGGACCTATAACAGTGGACAAATCGGGtgatgttgttattaaaataaacgcaAAACCTGGtgccaaaaataataacattacag atataagTTCTGATGGCATTGGTGTTCAGATAAATGCACCCCCGACTGATGGCGAAGCTAATgcagaattaataaaatatctttcgAAGGTATTGGGTTTGAGAAAAAGCGATTTAAGTTTAGATAGA GGTTCAAGATcgagaaataaaattttaattgtacacAATACTTCATTAGGCATAGAAGGGATCACTGAAAAAATTAAGGAAGAAattaacgataaataa
- the LOC100568936 gene encoding uncharacterized protein LOC100568936 isoform X2 gives MVTTADGQINRYINPTWLEMDANSEYYPGGEVISQILQAYGLGDSYGPSRLRSSVLDRNGYGRSYPRNRIINNLNNAYDSDPLLTQEYVDRNYDYVDNTIRGSNLRYRNGLVDIPRRTRINMVSAPRTTYYSADYLDRDPPSLSYSRSRSVIGDPSISQELLVRGRETSRLIPRSTVATETNEKRKM, from the exons ATGGTCACAACTGCCGATGGACAGATAAACCGTTACATAAATCCTACATGGCTGGAAATGGATGCTAACAGTGAATACTATCCTGGTGGCGAAGTAATTAGTCAAATTCTTCAAGCTTACGGTTTAGGAGATAGTTATGGACCTTCGCGACTTAGATCATCCGTTCTTGATCGGAATGGTTACGGGAGATCTTATCCAAGAAACcgaattataaacaatttgaacAATGCATATGATTCAGATCCTTTACTAACTCAGGAATACGTTGATCGTAATTACGATTATGTGGACAACACAATCag gggttCTAACCTTAGGTATAGGAATGGTTTGGTCGATATTCCTCGGAGAACTAGGATTAATATGGTTTCTGCGCCGAGGACTACTTATTACTCAGCTGATTACTTAGACCGAGATCCTCCATCACTATCTTACTCTAGGTCAAGATCAGTAATCGGAGATCCGTCCATATCGCAGGAATTATTAGTACGTGGACGAGAAACATCAAGACTTATCCCAAGATCCACTGTGGCAACCGAAACCAACGAAAAACGCAAAATGTAG
- the LOC100568936 gene encoding uncharacterized protein LOC100568936 isoform X1 — translation MMYSFPMFYMLVITAMVTTADGQINRYINPTWLEMDANSEYYPGGEVISQILQAYGLGDSYGPSRLRSSVLDRNGYGRSYPRNRIINNLNNAYDSDPLLTQEYVDRNYDYVDNTIRGSNLRYRNGLVDIPRRTRINMVSAPRTTYYSADYLDRDPPSLSYSRSRSVIGDPSISQELLVRGRETSRLIPRSTVATETNEKRKM, via the exons atgatgtactcATTCCCAATGTTTTACATG ctTGTTATAACTGCGATGGTCACAACTGCCGATGGACAGATAAACCGTTACATAAATCCTACATGGCTGGAAATGGATGCTAACAGTGAATACTATCCTGGTGGCGAAGTAATTAGTCAAATTCTTCAAGCTTACGGTTTAGGAGATAGTTATGGACCTTCGCGACTTAGATCATCCGTTCTTGATCGGAATGGTTACGGGAGATCTTATCCAAGAAACcgaattataaacaatttgaacAATGCATATGATTCAGATCCTTTACTAACTCAGGAATACGTTGATCGTAATTACGATTATGTGGACAACACAATCag gggttCTAACCTTAGGTATAGGAATGGTTTGGTCGATATTCCTCGGAGAACTAGGATTAATATGGTTTCTGCGCCGAGGACTACTTATTACTCAGCTGATTACTTAGACCGAGATCCTCCATCACTATCTTACTCTAGGTCAAGATCAGTAATCGGAGATCCGTCCATATCGCAGGAATTATTAGTACGTGGACGAGAAACATCAAGACTTATCCCAAGATCCACTGTGGCAACCGAAACCAACGAAAAACGCAAAATGTAG